The Pseudobdellovibrionaceae bacterium genome segment CAACGCAACAAAAAATAATCCACCTAAAGCTAAACTAGTAAAAAAGAAAAAACTAACTAAAAAAGAAGACCATGCCCTTACATTGTCGGTAATCATGGTAATGCCAAAGGTGATAACTCCAATAAACATAAAACTTACAAACAAAGTTTTTGCTTTAGAAGAAATAATCCATTCTGTTTTTTGCTGATTAGTTATATTACTTGTTTCCACTAAAGCCCCTATTTATTTATTTTTTGTAAGGTTCTAATATAATTTATAATAGCCCATCTATCTTTTGGATTAGGAATTTGATTAGCATAACTTCCCATCAAACCTTTTCCTTTTTTAATAATATAATAAATAAATCCATCAGAAGATTTTCTTATGGTAGAAGATAGTAAAGAAGGAGGTTTTATAATCATTTTAGGTGCAATTTGTCCATTTCCAGCACCCGTCTGCCCATGGCAAAGCGCACAGTAAATAGTAAATAGTTCTTTTCCTTTTAATAATATTTCTGCACTGTATTTTCCTTTTAAAGGATTTTTAAAAGCTTTTCCGGCTTGCGCTGCTTGAGTGTATAAAAATTTTTCTTTTTCTTTAGAAATACTTCCTTTAGGTGGATTCATAAAATTGGGTTTATTTCTGGTTTTATTAAAACCTTGTGCTTTTAAAGCCTTTTGTTCAAACATTCCCATGCTAGTTTCATAATTTGTTTGGTTTTTGCCAGCATTACAGGACAACATTAATGTTCCTAGCAATAGGCTGTATAATAAGTGATATAATCGTTTTCTTTTCATAATGCCCTTTTTAAAATTCGGATTGCTTAACTTCCACAGCTCCAAATTGATTAAAAATCTGATTAAGTTCTTTAGCTCGTCCTTTAATTTCTTCTTCAGGAATAAATATTGCAAATTTATGGCTAGTGATATCTGGGTCTAAAATAACAGGATTAACACTAGGTAATCCATTAATAAAAAACATTAAAGCCACCGAACCTAAAGCTGCAAATAAAATAGTTAACTCGAAAATAATAGGTATAAAAGCAGCAAAAGACCACATTGGTTTACCACCAATATTTAATGGCCAATTCACTACAGCAACCCACCAAGTAAACCAAATACCAAAAGCACAACCTGTTAAACCTAAAAAGAAAGTTGCCCAAGGAATAAAAGAACGAGGTATTTTCATAGCTTCATCAATTCCATGTAAGGGAAAAGGAGAAACTGCTTCAAAGCCAGAAAAACCATTTTCTGTCATTGCACGAGCTGCCTTAACTAACTGGTGATCATCGAGCCAAAAAGCAGCAGTACCTTTTTTTGTTGGACTTTTTATGTAATTCT includes the following:
- a CDS encoding cytochrome c; this encodes MKRKRLYHLLYSLLLGTLMLSCNAGKNQTNYETSMGMFEQKALKAQGFNKTRNKPNFMNPPKGSISKEKEKFLYTQAAQAGKAFKNPLKGKYSAEILLKGKELFTIYCALCHGQTGAGNGQIAPKMIIKPPSLLSSTIRKSSDGFIYYIIKKGKGLMGSYANQIPNPKDRWAIINYIRTLQKINK
- a CDS encoding DUF3341 domain-containing protein, producing MSTKNTLIQKAKALACKIENYIKSPTKKGTAAFWLDDHQLVKAARAMTENGFSGFEAVSPFPLHGIDEAMKIPRSFIPWATFFLGLTGCAFGIWFTWWVAVVNWPLNIGGKPMWSFAAFIPIIFELTILFAALGSVALMFFINGLPSVNPVILDPDITSHKFAIFIPEEEIKGRAKELNQIFNQFGAVEVKQSEF